gaaGTTAACTTTAACCAAACAATGGGACTCTGACTTTTcttaattttggtaaaaatagctatactttatgaaaaaattttggtttcactATGAATCTATCACACTTACTTTAGTTTTAGTACTTCTTACCTCCTGCAAAGGCagttttgagataaaaattttgtgtttcCCTAACATCtctttatataattaaatttgcatctagatttttttaaCATGTATAAGAATAAGaaccaattaattttcatttgaacaaATCAATAAATGTTATAGGAATCTAAAATTAATGTTTACTTGCACAAGAGTGACCTAATGACATGTCAGCCTCACAAAGCCAGCAGTGCAGCTGTGTTAATCTGCTgctcttttaaaataaaattaaaattgcagcATACAAATATGTACTTCCAGATTTTATAAATCCCTTAATATGATTGCTATGTATGGTTCTTGCTGATTCATAACAACCTGCCTGGGAACATCAGAATAATTTATACCCATACATTCAAAGAATAATTACACTTAGAACAGGCAGCTTGTACAGAGGTACGTAATTTAACTCCACCACATATAtgcttaattaataaatattataatatactgTAAATACCTTGATTATATAGTCTAGTAGATATCacatcaaagggtgtcatcaggATTCCTGCCACAATACTGCACAACATGCTTCCTAAAATTGTGTTCATCAGACTGTTTGGCtgaaatatctgaaaatattccaaataaaagtgaaatgaaCATTATTGAAAAGGAATGAGGTAAGAACTTAAGTagttctcatttcttcattaagaAATGCCTGAAAATAGATTTCTTCCTCATGATGATTTAGTTCTTTGAATTCTACAGACAGCTGGATCagacagcaatatttttatgaattcttcttccctttttttttggcaaaattccCTCCATTGAAAGTTTATCAGAGTTGTTTACCCAGATGATACAGATTAAGACAGAACAAAGAAAATTGCATGAACCATTATGGAAAATTTTTTCGAGCaagccaataaaaaaattgcatgtgAAGTGCAACAGTAAGTATTGTTTGTTACACTAGTAGGCATCGTTCACCTAAATCAAATTCTATCAAAAATCGGATGAATTTTCTGGACGTTAGAACAGAACATTGATAAATTGCTATTTGGAAAAGTTTTAGAATGTAACACAATGGAATCCCATTCGGGCCTTTTCAGATTGTGTTTTTCTACTTATTACACTTTTTCACGCCCAATAAATTAAGACTCATTTTGCCTTACACCACATCAACTCTTACCAAATGCTCACACATTTTATGAGAGTTCTAAATGAGGGGGAAGGCATAACATAGTCTGTTTTATAGAATATATTTAACTCCAAAAGGCTTGCAAAGGGTAACTGTGAATTGCATTATCAGACCTAACTTAGAGAAATCTCATCCCAGAAATACGCTATAACCACACTAAAATCAGGCTGGCACTCAGCCCATATTAGGTAATTCGCATCACACTCCATTCCCACTGCCTTGTCATCCCTCTTGGGCATTGAGAAAACAGATTTCCTATTCACTTGTATTAAGTTTTTCACTGCTCTGTCTAGTAAACAGATCTTCTGATTTTCAtggaaagtaataaatatttactgcAGCTATCAATGATTTTCATTGCTGAGTAAGTGTGTCACCCTTGGCCGGACAATACACAAATTTAGGATGATATACATAGCACATATGCAGATTCTCACTGCTTAGTTCTGTCAATCAGGCTTTCTACTGACTTATCAGAATCAATGTAAGTATCCAATGATTTACCAATTAAAACATTAACTCAGCAAGATGCTTTTGTTTTGattattatcatagtattctaccgattaaggtaggtttccattgagtactaaagatgtgatttgggagcctctctttccttccagcgctgccttcttctattcactgtaaggcctactccctttcaatctatcaaaaaatcctattcttttccttcccctccgtcctttccctaacattctaccctctcacaccattttcaacatcccctccccactaagtattcactccatccatgcattctgtctcctccgtacctcatctaaaagctgcctctcctcgccgaccacatccagcacttcgtcgctccttttcctctctgtccacttcaccttctgcattcttcttcatacccacatctcgaatgctacaatcttctcttgtcttctttcctcagtgtccacgtttccgcaccgtagagagctatactccagatcaaattcttcactaacattttctttaatttgttTTGATAGGAGTCCAAAAATAACATTGACCTTTCTTAAAACAATACTAGGTATGTTTTCGTGACTCAATGAATTTCACTTGCACTCTCCAGATAAGCATCATTAgcagaaaatatttgtttcatcaataaatcATAGAATTTACTTACATGTTTTTCTTCCAGCCATTCTTTTGTAATTGTGAAAGTAGATAATTGTGCAGCCGAGCCCACAAGAACACGACTCATTGATCCCACAACACCACGCCACAGTCCTGTTAGTCCATGCTCATAATATATTCCCATTAATGCCTTCCACATTCCAGTATGATGATGCTGATGGCCTACAGCTATGGACCCTGTGGCTTGACTCTGCAGGTGAGTCTTTACCTGTGAACAATCCATACACAGTTAACAATTTGATCACATGTAAATTTCTGTTCAGTAGGTAACAATAAACAATACCCACAAAAGATTttcctgattttaatttttttatacatatgcgtactgaaaaatgtaaaatcttaaaattaattttttactgacaGGTACttgttatgaaaatttttaccagtaccacacaaaaataaacttatgCACTCACATGCATGGGTTTAAGTTGTTAACACCAAAGATGAAATGCAACATCTAAAAAATCGGAGTTACGTGATTGGTTGAGGATTTCACacctttttttccattcctcatGAATGCTCCTCAGCACCGGTTTCCGTGAGGTGCTCAGTGTATAGCCAGTGCCACCGTGCATGGTGGCATTCAGTCGACTTTCAATGGCCTCCCTTGCTATTCTTTGCCAAAATTTGTCTATCCGACAAATTTTGGTCTTCTCCCAACAGATGGCGAGGTCGGAGGAAATTCTGTGGTTGGCCATGGCCCATTTTTCAGGCTGGCCAAGTCTAAAATGACATTGATGTTCTTTTAATCTAGTGTCAACGGTCCTCCCTGTCCAATCACATAACTCCTGCCCCGGTCGATACTGCCGTCATCtgtatataaggaggacgatttcaAAGATTCGAAATGCCCTGATAACGATGGATAACTCATTCATCGAAATGTCGGCCAAGATGGAGTTAGAGAACGTGACACGGTAGCatgcccgaataaccttccacgataagTCAAATGATGCTTTCACAGTGAATTTCACCTAGATGTAAACTTTGTAAGGTCTTTGGAGTTCATTATACCACATTCTGCAAAAATggcatatgctaattttaatcaTCAATGTTCATTTGGAAGGGGGATCATTAGGGAAGGAGTATTCTCTACCCTTGATGTCAGTGATATACAACATTTTAACTGTGGAACTGGCATCAGTGATAGGTTcgacccgaaatagttttgacttcAATTTAGTTTCCACCCTGAGTTTAGCTActggcatttaattcatttttgtttctaaattttgctcgcaaaaaaaaattctattgaaataatactggttttgactttcgtttagtttagaTTGCCATCCCTGCTGGAAGTTAGTACATAAACTGCAACCCCAAAAATATTTGTGTACGGAGAGGTGGGAATTCCTTGACTACTCCCCTTCCACTTTCCACAACCATGtacgtaataatataatatataccaCAACTATATAATAGGGTAGTGCAAAAAAGTttcgaaaaatgacaaaaatgaaaataattgttttttttaatagtaaaagaagaaattttaaattatatttttagtgctATTGCAAAACATTATTACAAAtagcataattattattaatatatacacATTCAGAGTTTTAAACACTTATTTCCGATCAGACAagatcaataaaaatgtaaaatatttcagagttGTGTAACAATTTTTTGCTTAAGGTAATATTATAGTCTAAAATATAACATTCTTGTATGGTCAGGTCTTCTCTTACTTAgatatcatttaatattatttagacAACCCATAACTCCCTCTGGGAAGGTGGCTGCCCTTTGATTCCGACCTAAATCCTCCCTCCATCCAACCAATGATAGTTTTAtttactatgaaaaaaaaaacaatttattttcatttttgtcatttttttaaaggtgCTTCTTGGGATCAAAAGATGACGcccattttaattattcttttttttttgtttttcttgaacTAATACATTGCAACTTTCCACGCAACAGTGACACAAAATTTGTAGCATGAGTTTTTTCACACCACCCTATTATATTATGATTTGTTATTCGTACATTCAGGTCCATACTTCCACAACtccttcaacagcaacattgcaAGTCTTCCACTGAGTTTGCTGAATACCCCGAGGAGACCAGACCCGAAGGCCAGAGCAGGTGGAAGACCCATATAATGAATGCCCTTCTTCTAGGATTCAGTGGAAAAGGCCCTGACCTAATGGACTATTGGATCTTGGATTGGATCAACTTTTTTTAGCTATCATATATCTATGACACAACTGATACAagcattcattcttttcataattttatgcttTATTCAACACCGAAAACAATGGAAATCTGTTCACATTTACCCACTTCATAAATATAAGGCGGGACAAAGAGGGCTGGTACCACGAGAGGGTCAAACATGCAGGTGTGTAAGTTGTTCCCTCACATGGCCATACACACAAGTACATAGCCTGCAGTTGAAGGTTTGACTTGATGAAATGAATCTGTGAATTGCCTGCGAAATCCTAATTTTATGGGAAATTTCTGTGGAAAGTACGGAAAATTTTTACAATCTGAGAGTAATATTTGAAGGCTACTCAGCcattacaggcggtccccgaaCTGTCGCACACAATGcattcccgaaaacttgtacgaaagtcgaaccattgacttccatactaattacgTTCCATAAgggcggaatatacgtactaaaaccttttttttcacagattttatttcaattcactaaattttaataatatgttaataaaattccataaatcatctaatttctttcgaaaatacgtagaaactgtaaataaaagttaaaagaaaCAAGAACTCCATTGGCTAtcaagtgaaacttcctcttggcgtttaagttgacgtTCTAcgtattacgtccactataaataaaaagacatatcaagaagcataacaatatgtaattgttgaacccgcactctggataccttttaattttcacaccaaaattcgacatttgtgatcgcgtatatttcgcatgttattcaaaaaagacaaaatatgatgatgtttagtcaacttttttgaaaaatctctccaatgaaggctttcttcttctcttgatatagCAGGCaatctctctcccaaataaatcacctagattagagtcaactaccaacaattcccttcattgcaCGCTCCTGTTGTTCGCATATACCTCCATTTGAAacattgaatgttgggatgcacagtagggcggatcgcaaaaatcgatttttttcaaatccatctggcccaatgaaaaaaagttgtgggaccgatcaaaaataaggcctgaaaaatttgagacctctacgtgaacccctgaccctcgctcaaatgcaatttagggggggagggtcaaaattcgaaaaatataatattttatggtcatttcctatagattttgctgagttactgccctttcagggctaaaatttcgtgcattttgacgtatccgccaccgtttagccacaaaatgcctaatttgagtccgcgcccgcggagaaaatattccaacgcccacgcagcgtcgcggaaacaagagcagcaagccgatcccgtcccctccccgctcgcttctccccctcccacgcctcgaatgcagcgaaattcatcccgcgtgtgctgctaggagggcgtccatctttgattatataaatcggtagatggtagaaggtaaaaaaggatgcgtagtgagtcgacttgtcccttatttggcgcctcgtcggcgttaaataaatcgatgttaccaacttttagagaagtgattgAATATTTTTAGATACGAAAAcgtaggaaaggagcctgcggtctacgaagaggcctctcgagtggctataaaggtgtgcgaactatggtgacgcgcttctcttccattatgaatgtgactaaatggatttagcggtaccacaggaagtactataacttacggaaaattagaataggccaaaagtagagttttattgaagtataaaactcaaacaattttaaaggaacattttaaattatgcgatatttatgtgtgtaagtgcaaggaggaggaTACGTTTCctcaatgaagaagtatgttgataGACAAggtgacgaaaagaaagatgatggctgctggattgaatcctaaagaaactcgacaactgagggaaaaaaagggaatcatcGGAGAgcgatgagtcaacatcgtcaattcttgtacggaaaaatagtatcaaaaattttcttcatcaattcatccgaagaaaattaaactggcgagaaattagccgatttgtatctctactttcatcataaaatatacattaaggactataaactcaaattggaacttcttcggggaaaatgcgtgtaccaactgtgatagaggtatatgcaagaacaaagcaacagcaatgaacgttcccgcaactttagctgacgcaaaagtcatcttcgtaagatacatcaaagctggtgtaccagaattacttacgtggacagaaaaagatgcttattactgtgaataagaaaagagagatttATAAGGGTTCCATCAAAGGGTTCCATttcattggaatgaaagactaaaCTCTtgcctgatgaaaaaaggcaagaggtcttatcaatccaagtttagaggggaatgtgtggtgttaattgaagaaacagggtcccacttttggaggtttgcttcccccgtcggaggattagcaacaGTTATAAAATCTGTATTATCGATTCATTTCCAAGTGaaaagtagatttaaaaaaattaaaaaggatttgaatatgatggtatcaagtgaataccgcccaaaaaggaggcatcatccctctgctataagcataattccaacatcccttgcagtgtgggtaaactcttctcaggattcccaccgggttaatttttccataatggcaaacctttcaagctccgactcggggctcatcctccgggataaattttgttgaaccccgaaaagagtttacctacatcattcgccgggaaagcatcaaatcctgTTTCATCCATTACAGTGGTCTATTTCccaattgcactaagttgacttagatttgcgacataaacattgggagggcaatttaaggaccgaatttgcgttgttgcaagaaTGCGTTCGGCGACCAacccgagatttttttaattgctggatttcaatatcgacgtaaaggactacccgctgatgatatattggagagagactccggttccttcggctatatctgagcttagcgctgtggaatttaaaaatctattgatgaaagttcaaatttgaatttcaatattcctttaattatgcatacggacgagagattcgcgaaagaatttaccaaaactttgttgacagcagcgaaagatgAGGGATGACACTCAAATaagaaatacatataataataaccAATTAATACTAAacgcagataattgagtaattccttcgtgattgttactcaccggacgatgctgaaacatcaaatattagtaatacttacgaagaaagacgcacttggtgcaTCTGGGGCTTGCGAGAGGGGAACGGGGAGGGGAcaccggcggccttcacccttattcattcatgtagtcacagctgtcggacaataccggaatagaagtgcataacctaagttcccaaaccatcatagccactcgagaggcgtcttcaagaccgtagtctcctttcctgcgcgcgcaggtataaaattatttcatcacttctctaaaagttggtaacatcgatttatttaacgccgacgaggcgccaaataagggacaagtcgactcactacgcatccttttttaccttctaccatctaccgatttatataatcaaagatggacgccctcctagcagcacacgcgggatgaatttcgctgcattcgaggcgtgggagggggagaagcgagcggggaggggacgggatcggcttgctgctcttgtttccgcgacgctgcgtgggcgttggaatattttctccgcgggcgcggactcaaattaggcattttgtggctaaacggtggcggatacgtcaaaatgcacgaaattttagccctgaaagggcagtaactcagcaaaatctataggaaatgaccataaaatattatatttttcgaattttgaccctccccccctaaattgcatttgagcgagggtcaggggttcacgtagaggtctcaaatttttcaggccttatttttgatcggtcccacaactttttttcattgggccagatggatttgaaaaaaatcgatttttgcgatccgccctaatgcacaGTCCGCAtcatgggaattaaaaaaaattacagaccaacgtccgaaagtccgaatttagcgtaccgaagtcaagtaaaaggtgtcaattttgaacgtacgaaagtgcgaattgtacgaaagtcgaggaccgcctgtacatgAATTTCACATGAAATCTCATGGAAACTTTCACATTGGGACATTCTTGTGGGTGATATACTTCAAGCCTGCCACATTAATAGTGGtaaaattcacaattattgccACGGGAAAAAATTACCCTCAACAAGGTACCACACCCCAGCAATTTTTTCCCAAGCAATTTTCTATTGTAAATTATACCATCATTAACGTAGCAGGTGTGAAATACGTCACACTACTGCCATCACAACAATTCAGTTACGGGGTTCACCTTCGGAATTGGCTTTAGGTCTAAGACCTAGTACCATGAACCTTGGTATtttgccatgggaatcaaggaTTCTGCAACTTAGCAGTCCCCACAGCAGCTCAAAAACCCTAAGGTCCTTGGTTCGTTCCTCAccctaggggaattttttccccatGGCAATTAGTGTGAACATACAAGAGTGACCTTCAATAACAGCAAtgagatttttattcaaaatgcatATGCACAGCatataataatgtatattttaacttataaaattaCGACTAACAGTCCACTCTTACATTTAACAAGCAGGACAACCACATACATCTATGCCCTCCGAGGAGTAAACTTACCCGGGCAAGATTCAAATAATATACTGATTGAAAACCATGTGAACCAAgtgagaaaaaaaggagaatagACACAGACTTTAGGGTGAAATAAGAGTCATAAAGATATGAGAGAAAAGTATGTGAGACCTCTGCAAAAGCAACTTGAATATTGATTCCCAAAAGTTGACGTGATTTCTCATTTCATACCAGCCAGTTGTAATTGCCATTTGTAGTCCTTATTCTAATGATGAAACTTTACAGAGGTGGAGAAAAGGAAATGCGTCTTTAATCAAATGCAGTATGCAGCAAAGGAAATACAGCAAACTACCGATTATTCGGCAGCGGTTTATCCGGATTGCGGATTattcgtgcatgattttcactctcgctcaattttttctgcaatcttcattaaaaaaaataaaatcgtatgCAAAATTATCGGAATTgttgcattaatgctaggatacaccgggcttattatttctgttataaTCCTCTTCATAAAACGGAAGCAATCGTGCACTAGCTGCATTAACGGGAGTACCGTGTTTCTGTTTTCTGAGTTTTGCAATGCGCAaccgtgctccgtgatcacggatacacatcccgcagcagttgcaacccaggcaacttgtgcgcgacgcgactacgtggcgtggtgcctgacagtgtagtgtCTGATGTCGatcagtggttttgaagcattcgtgcaaaccacttttctgtatccatgatcacacagccacagatgtgtggtttttgaaactaggccttacatggagcattaataatacgagtacaaccatgttatcgccggtaaaaagatcgcgaactggcaaagaaagctctaattgagtctgggaagcactctaaaatagcagcattactgcaaaaataataatatattgtttgttttaggtaaattatgaacattgcaagacatttaagtgaaatgTTTGGGTaatccgtgttttccaattattcgtgccgtccctccccatcattagcctcgATAAATGGGAGTGTACTGTACCactaaaaaacattaaataatggTATTAATGCCATCAGCTGAGTTAGTTGGTAGGTGAAGTTTCAGACggtggtggatccagagaggggctagacGGGCTTTAGCCCCcaccccttgggtatccaatttacactaaataaaatTGTACCATTGTTCGGAACCCCACTACTACTGGGATGTTACCACCCTCCCTTGTCCCTACTCTTGGTTAAGGGTTGTTCCCTATCCTGATCACGGTGCTGGTTTCAGATGAACATACAAAAAGTTTGATTTTACTTATAGGCCAATCTTCCACATTTTTAGTCTTATATTATCAGTTGGagagtttttaaatattatcaaaagagGTTGAAGCTATGCGCTACTTTTGAGCCTCATCATTTTGTTATAACTTTAGTATAAACAACAAATATGAcgtaaaaaaatcagaatttcgCACAATATTCATAGTTTTTTCCGACAAATTTTACGTGGCATTTCACATAAATTCCACAACTTACAAACTTTTTCACACAGATTCAACAGCAAGccattttatttccagtttttgGATACCCTGCATTTGCTATCAGTTATCGCCCAATGTTTGACCAAGAAACACAGGTCCCGAGTCCCTGAATCAAGGTTTAATTTTCTGAAAGGTAGCATCGAAGGAAGGTAATACATTGTATCTACCTAAACAGAAAATACTTACACACTTGAACACTGGgaagttatttaaaatatgttcaGTCAATAATTTCATACTAAACTTCCGTCAATTATAACAGGTTCATAATTTGCTGTACAAATTTGGATGATTGGTTTCTATACATTTCACAATTGTGAGCATTAATGTTGCAAAATTTCTGAATAAGGCCAATTTGATAGAGAGGCCGAATGAGAATTCGTGACGACACACGTTGAAATGATATTTCATAAGAGATTGGTCAAGTTAAATGCTTAAGTATCTACAAAACATTTATGTTAACACAAAAATATTACAGAGCAAGAATCATCTACTCAACCATTCCCATCAACTGTAATcagcaaaaatatgaataaaatgtagGAACATATTGATTGACACAATGTTTTAGCTATTACCAAGTACAGGGGGCTTCCTGTGAATGAACCCGCACAGCCAGCCAAGGCGCCGACGATAATACTTTTTGGGGCAGACGTCTGACCATCTTTATTTCTGGTCCATCCATGATTTTCAGCAAATTGGTAGGCTCCAAGCCGAACTCCATTCAATGCCAACTGATACCATAACGCCGGTACTAATCCTATACATGAAAAAAACTTCCTATTGTAAGAAGCAAGGTATCACACGAATCCCCACAAAGTAGATGCATATTCAATACTCTTGGAGAGATTTTGCAAATCAAACCTTTCTGAAGAGCAGGGACACCATCGACTTTGGCAACGGTGTACATGGCGTGAAAGAAATTTCGGTAATGTACAGTGTAAAGCCCTCTCGCCTGCAATTCCCCTTGTAGCTGCATTCTCGTTTTTATGACCTCCAGCGGATTCGTAAAGAATCCTGCTCCCATTGCAGCCAATCCACCGACAGCGAATTCCATGTTGAATACAAGTTGTTAGTCCTAACACGAGTACTTTCCACTATCACCGAACCTTGGCAAGCATGTCACTACAAACGCGTCCagtctgaaaatttaaaatgccacCATCACACCACACTCTGCCACCCTCTCGTGACTCTCGATTTCTTGGCTCATATTTTTAACTTCCTTCATGTGCGTAGTTGCCAGGTTGATGAGGGAGTTTGCCTTTTCTCCATATTATAGCATTTTAAGTTTTACGTACTCATTTTAAATTGACCATTCGTGAAACACATGAGACACTTAAACTTCGCTAGCACCAATTAGCAAATGCCGTTCATCATATTCAGCAGAAATGACTTGTATTTACGTTGGTGCGTACGTCTGCCATTCAAGGACAAAAGGAAACAACGGAAGTGCAAGAGGGCGACCTTCACTTGTTGACACTAACCTTGTGCCGCCATTTACGATAGTTAGAGGATAGAGGTTACATTTCCagattcatgtttttttaaacgtaaatttcaaaaacttaataGTAAAACGAAACAGTATCttcttaattcattttaattggtACTATATGAATCGATGATGGAAATTTTGCTTATAGTCATTACCTTTCTTTTGTTTGAGATATACTTTCCGTTGCCAAAACAAATATGGGTAGCATTTCTTTCTTATTTGGATTTTGAGTTTAGAAAACAAAACTAAATGGCGATACAggaaacataaattttcaatagAATTCAGTTCgatacttttttaaaattctggGGAAATTACTGTCTTATTGCTGATCACTCTCCACAAAAATGACTAActtccgagaaaattttaaggataaatcCACCGAAATATTGAATAGATATGGGTACAGGCTGGGTCAACTGATTGGACAGGGGTCGTATTGTAAGGTTCGGACCGCCCtgaaaatgacaaaaggaaactACACGAAGAAACTAGCTTGCAAATCTATCGACAAAAGTCAAGCCTCGTTGGATTATGTTCAGAAATTTTTGCCTAGAGAGATTGgaatcctgaaaaaaattgatcatcCCAACATCGTGACTGTGCATGAAATATTTGTTATAGGTGAACGTGTATTCATTTTTATGGACATCTGCGAAAAAGGCGACTTACTGGAATATATTCGCACTTATGGCCCTCTACCAGAGGGCAGGGCGAAGCAATATTTCAGGTGCGTTTCTAGATTACTAAAGTTCTGTTTTAGCATGGCTGCAACATgtgggtatttttattttgtactctGTCATAGTGTTATCGAATTGtgaattttatccattttagACAGTTGGTGTCAGCTTTACAATACTTGCACGGTATTGACTTGAGCCATCGGGATCTTAAATGCGAAAATATTCTCCTATCATCAAAGAACACGATCAAAATAACTGATTTTGGATTTGCACGGCGATGCAGAGATGACCATGGTAATCGGATTCTCAGCAATACTTTCTGCGGAAGCGCTG
This genomic interval from Ischnura elegans chromosome 5, ioIscEleg1.1, whole genome shotgun sequence contains the following:
- the LOC124159486 gene encoding solute carrier family 25 member 35-like, with the translated sequence MEFAVGGLAAMGAGFFTNPLEVIKTRMQLQGELQARGLYTVHYRNFFHAMYTVAKVDGVPALQKGLVPALWYQLALNGVRLGAYQFAENHGWTRNKDGQTSAPKSIIVGALAGCAGSFTGSPLYLVKTHLQSQATGSIAVGHQHHHTGMWKALMGIYYEHGLTGLWRGVVGSMSRVLVGSAAQLSTFTITKEWLEEKHIFQPNSLMNTILGSMLCSIVAGILMTPFDVISTRLYNQGVDKSGRGLLYSGVYDCFAKTMKAEGVTGFYKGFTASYARLGPHFILTLLFWDILKDFQKKLTISETGNSKLGS
- the LOC124159487 gene encoding testis-specific serine/threonine-protein kinase 1-like isoform X1; its protein translation is MTNFRENFKDKSTEILNRYGYRLGQLIGQGSYCKVRTALKMTKGNYTKKLACKSIDKSQASLDYVQKFLPREIGILKKIDHPNIVTVHEIFVIGERVFIFMDICEKGDLLEYIRTYGPLPEGRAKQYFRQLVSALQYLHGIDLSHRDLKCENILLSSKNTIKITDFGFARRCRDDHGNRILSNTFCGSAAYAAPEIIQGMSYNPKMYDMWSIGCILYIMLVANMPFDDSNVRKMLKMQLNHKITYPSRCDNKVSSAARRLICRHLLEPDVTKRATIRQVARNPWLRPETARERKHEVTEPPPYRGGRHGGGDGRSRMSLVHL
- the LOC124159487 gene encoding testis-specific serine/threonine-protein kinase 1-like isoform X2, with protein sequence MTNFRENFKDKSTEILNRYGYRLGQLIGQGSYCKVRTALKMTKGNYTKKLACKSIDKSQASLDYVQKFLPREIGILKKIDHPNIVTVHEIFVIGERVFIFMDICEKGDLLEYIRTYGPLPEGRAKQYFRQLVSALQYLHGIDLSHRDLKCENILLSSKNTIKITDFGFARRCRDDHGNRILSNTFCGSAAYAAPEIIQGMSYNPKMYDMWSIGCILYIMLVANMPFDDSNVRKMLKMQLNHKITYPSRCDNKVSSAARRLIWHLLEPDVTKRATIRQVARNPWLRPETARERKHEVTEPPPYRGGRHGGGDGRSRMSLVHL